The following are encoded in a window of Citrobacter freundii genomic DNA:
- the yjdP gene encoding DDRRRQL repeat protein YjdP, with amino-acid sequence MTRSPTIFFFSLLMLTTVSAQADIIDDAIGNIQRAVSDAYKPDNNRDYDDSRDESWQRQVSDDRRRQYDDRRRQFEDRRRQLDDRQRRLDQERRQLEDEERRMEDDYDR; translated from the coding sequence ATGACACGCTCCCCGACGATCTTTTTTTTCAGTTTGCTGATGCTGACCACCGTGTCGGCGCAGGCGGATATTATTGATGACGCCATCGGCAATATTCAACGCGCCGTCAGCGACGCCTATAAGCCTGATAATAATCGGGATTACGATGACTCGCGCGACGAAAGCTGGCAACGCCAGGTAAGCGACGATCGCCGCAGGCAATATGACGATCGTCGCCGCCAGTTTGAAGACCGCCGTCGGCAGCTGGATGACCGCCAGCGTCGGCTCGATCAGGAACGGCGTCAGCTGGAAGATGAAGAACGTAGAATGGAAGACGATTACGATCGTTAA
- a CDS encoding type II toxin-antitoxin system RelE family toxin encodes MSYTVKFREDALKEWQKLDKTIQQQFAKKLKKCGENPHVPSAKLRGIKDCYKIQLRTSRFRLVYQVIDDTLVIAVVAVGKRERSEVYNLASERLR; translated from the coding sequence ATGAGTTATACGGTAAAGTTCAGGGAAGATGCGCTGAAAGAATGGCAAAAACTGGATAAAACCATTCAGCAGCAGTTTGCCAAAAAACTCAAGAAATGCGGTGAAAATCCGCATGTCCCCTCCGCGAAGCTCAGGGGAATAAAAGATTGCTATAAAATCCAACTACGCACTTCAAGGTTCCGTCTTGTTTATCAAGTTATTGACGACACCCTGGTCATCGCTGTCGTTGCTGTCGGTAAACGCGAGCGTAGTGAAGTTTATAATCTTGCCAGCGAAAGACTACGTTAA